From the genome of Fusarium keratoplasticum isolate Fu6.1 chromosome 11, whole genome shotgun sequence, one region includes:
- a CDS encoding Het domain pin-c1, with protein sequence MDASPSRPLQTDGSRQIKRFLPQDVNGELEDLVHHAIRPWMKRCLKEHTTTCNHEAKSSNNPILPTRLLFVGSQTHPTPKLVENQNRTYTRYLILSYSWGSSGNHNKVKTLEENYQARLEGIDISELPKTIQDAIEVTRAMGESYIWIDAICIKQDKDPNVSDWDLESPKVGDYYANALCMISAMRAKDSAGGFLTERKLSKYPHLLYGGWVRSLPITYSAWRTNQGLLQSNGVSSYKDIPVWRYHIRQTDSSQFMVSLLASSNSAVIGTVPEFSNLKYAQGCSGIQLNMQGKIQTSRAGHGRLSLIESLGFSHGLAPTLPPKFK encoded by the exons ATGGATGCTTCTCCAAGCCGGCCTCTGCAAACAGACGGTTCGCGCCAGATCAAAC GGTTCCTTCCACAGGATGTCAATGGAGAATTGGAAGACCTTGTGCATCATGCTATTCGGCCTTGGATGAAAAGATGCCTTAAGGAGCATACTACCACGTGCAATCACGAAGCCAAGAGCAGCAACAACCCGATCCTACCGACTCGACTCCTTTTCGTCGGTAGCCAGACACATCCTACGCCCAAGCTCGTTGAAAATCAAAATCGCACCTATACTCGATACCTCATATTGAGCTACTCATGGGGCTCAAGCGGCAATCACAACAAGGTGAAGACATTGGAGGAGAATTATCAAGCCCGTCTTGAGGGTATCGATATTTCCGAACTTCCGAAAACCATTCAAGATGCTATAGAAGTCACTCGCGCCATGGGGGAATCCTATATCTGGATTGACGCTATATGCATCAAACAAGACAAGGATCCCAATGTTAGTGACTGGGACCTCGAATCACCTAAGGTTGGAGACTATTACGCCAATGCGCTGTGTATGATCTCGGCAATGCGTGCCAAGGATAGCGCTGGAGGTTTCCTTACAGAAAGGAAACTTTCAAAGTACCCCCATC TGCTATATGGTGGATGGGTACGCTCGCTACCCATCACGTATTCAGCGTGGAGGACAAATCAAGGGCTCTTACAGAGCAATGGTGTTTCCTCATACAAAGATATTCCGGTATGGCGTTATCATATCCGACAGACCGACTCGTCGCAATTCATGGTATCGCTGCTCGCCTCATCAAACAGCGCCGTGATCGGTACTGTGCCGGAGTTTTCGAATCTCAAGTACGCGCAGGGTTGCTCTGGTATTCAACTGAACATGCAAGGAAAGATTCAAACTTCCCGAGCTGGTCATGGGCGTCTGTCACTGATCGAGTCACTTGGCTTCAGCCATGGACTGGCCCCAACATTACCACCAAAGTTCAAGTAA
- a CDS encoding NmrA domain-containing protein, whose translation MAILAVAGGTGDVGRTLVEELVQSGKHRVIVLCRKTPATAISGAEYAEADYDDIEGTAKMLDNNKVDTVISALTIAGPGARAQRNLIAAADKSSTVYRFTPSEFVGYVPKGDKAALNNPMTSPLVHAAEALDNSGLKYTRIAIGVFMDYVGLPHIPSHLRNFPWAFDFPSRRAVVSGTGNELITMTYSKDLARFVARLVEEDKWPEWSFISGSDVTQNQIMAIVEKAIGDKLAVTYDTMEELKAGKATLLFPDEEGYGGMDTMGMMAMVRASVVEGEMLLPKEGRLNDRFPEIETTSIDDLITRAWTGK comes from the exons ATGGCCATCCTTGCAGTTGCTGGTGGGACAGGCGATGTTGGTCGAACActcgtcgaggaacttgTCCAGTCGGGCAAGCACAGAGTCATCGTGCTCTGCAGAAAG accCCCGCGACAGCCATCTCAGGCGCAGAGTACGCCGAGGCCGATTATGATGACATCGAGGGCACGGCAAAGATGTTGGATAACAACAAGGTTGATACGGTCATTTCTGCCCTGACCATCGCAGGTCCCGGTGCCCGGGCCCAACGCAACCTGATTGCTGCGGCCGACAAGTCCTCCACAGTTTACAGATTCACCCCCAGCGAATTCGTAGGCTACGTGCCCAAGGG AGATAAAGCCGCCTTGAACAACCCTATGACTAGTCCACTAGTTCATGCTGCGGAGGCACTCGATAATTCGGGTCTCAAGTACACCCGTATCGCAATCGGAGTGTTTATGGACTACGTGGGACTCCCTCATATCCCCAGCCACCTTCGAAACTTCCCATGGGCATTCGACTTCCCATCACGCCGCGCTGTCGTTTCAGGAACGGGTAACGAACTAATCACCATGACCTACTCGAAGGACCTCGCGCGTTTCGTGGCTCGTCTCGTCGAAGAAGATAAATGGCCTGAGTGGAGCTTCATTAGTGGCTCGGACGTCACTCAAAACCAGATCATGGCTATCGTGGAGAAAGCCATTGGCGATAAACTAGCCGTGACCTATGACACCATGGAGGAGCTTAAAGCGGGAAAGGCCACCCTGCTATTCCCAGACGAGGAGGGTTACGGAGGTATGGATACTATGGGAATGATGGCTATGGTACGAGCTTCCGTGGTCGAGGGAGAGATGCTACTTCCAAAGGAGGGTCGCCTGAATGATAGGTTCCCGGAGATCGAGACCACGAGTATTGATGATCTTATTACCCGTGCCTGGACTGGTAAATAA
- a CDS encoding PKS-ER domain-containing protein, with the protein MAGIPGADGGFAEYMVAPEDTLAIIPDTVTVWNAIKQTGLKKGYSIGIVGIGGLGVLAIHFAKALGYQVVAIDNRDVGLRLAAEVPSHLKPNAIVKFGDEEAAKQISDLTRDIGLHGAVACTDDVEASDWALHQLRPRGVCVVLGLPEQSYKFDAFNPVFREIVVKGSIFTNADEAREMLEVVGREGVLSHLTVLKLEEREVPMIRWQHMTLITG; encoded by the exons ATGGCTGGGATCCCAGGCGCAGATGGAGGGTTCGCCGAGTACATGGTGGCTCCTGAAGATACCCTCGCCATAATCCCGGACACT GTGACGGTATGGAACGCCATTAAGCAGACAGGTCTGAAGAAGGGGTACTCAATCGGGATCGTGGGCATCGGGGGCCTGGGGGTTCTTGCGATTCATTTCGCGAAGGCGTTAGGATATCAGGTCGTTGCAATTGACAACCGTGATGTCGGCTTAAGATTGGCCGCCGAAGTGCCCTCTCATCTCAAGCCTAATGCGATCGTCAAGTTCGGTGACGAAGAGGCGGCCAAGCAGATATCAGACTTGACCAGAGACATCGGGCTACACGGCGCCGTTGCATGCACCGACGACGTGGAGGCAAGCGACTGGGCCCTTCATCAGTTGCGGCCCAGGGGTGTTTGTGTTGTGCTGGGCCTGCCCGAGCAGAGCTACAAGTTTGACGCCTTCAACCCCGTGTTTAGAGAGATCGTCGTCAAGGGATCTATCTTCACAAATGCGGACGAGGCTCGGGAGATGCTGGAGGTTGTTGGGCGAGAGGGTGTGCTCAGCCACCTCACAGTGCTCAAGCTagaggagagagaagtaCCTATGATAAGGTGGCAGCACATGACTTTGATAACCGGCTAG
- a CDS encoding Oxidored-FMN domain-containing protein, producing MDGQFQHLLSPLQMGDLQLKNRVVMASLTRNRDSVPREDLHVPYYAERAGTGLIISEAALICPQGVEWTFMPGIYSQEHVQGWKKVTDAVHAKGGIIFCQLHHVGRVAHPGTRVQRESGQPVPGPSAVAARGGKFRNVPGGPGYVVPTAIEDPRTIIELYGNASRLAKKAGFDGVEIHNANGYLPMQFLESHSNRREDEWGGPLENRMRFSLACLAKMNEHFPWNRIGVKIAPCGGYNDMGEMDLEGNPSPEAALATYGGFCAELDKLGLAYVQVMRWWESYDLMIEGKPRGVQWDPIAALRPILANTLLFGNTAFTPEEADEWIQKGYMDAAVIGRPLLYNPDYVEKLQLGQADELYQEQPGDEHWW from the exons ATGGATGGGCAATTCCAGCACCTGTTGAGTCCCCTGCAAATGGGGGATCTCCAGCTTAAGAACCGAGTGGTCATGGCGTCCCTGACACGGAACCGAGACAGTGTCCCCCGCGAGGACCTCCATGTCCCATACTACGCTGAGCGAGCGGGAACTGGCTTGATT ATCTCAGAAGCGGCATTGATCTGCCCACAAGGTGTTGAGTGGACATTCATGCCCGGTATCTACTCGCAAGAACACGTCCAGGGTTGGAAAAAGGTCACAGACGCCGTGCACGCAAAAGGTGGAATCATCTTCTgccagcttcatcatgttGGACGAGTGGCGCATCCTGGGACGCGAGTTCAGCGAGAGTCAGGCCAACCTGTGCCGGGCCCATCCGCTGTCGCTGCAAGGGGAGGCAAGTTCCGCAACGTGCCTGGAGGACCAGGCTACGTTGTTCCCACTGCAATTGAGGACCCCAGGACCATCATCGAACTGTACGGGAACGCGTCACGGCTGGCAAAAAAGGCTGGCTTTGACGGTGTGGAAATTCACAACGCGAATGGCTACTTGCCCATGCAGTTCCTGGAATCCCACAGCAACCGCCGCGAAGATGAATGGGGTGGCCCCTTAGAGAACAGGATGCGCTTCTCGCTAGCGTGTCTGGCAAAAATGAACGAACACTTCCCCTGGAACCGGATCGGGGTCAAGATTGCTCCCTGCGGCGGTTACAACGACATGGGCGAGATGGACCTTGAAGGAAATCCGTCTCCCGAGGCCGCCCTCGCCACCTACGGCGGGTTCTGCGCTGAGCTTGATAAGCTTGGACTCGCTTACGTCCAGGTCATGCGATGGTGGGAGTCTTACGACTTGATGATTGAGGGCAAGCCTCGCGGCGTCCAGTGGGATCCCATCGCTGCCCTGCGGCCGATCCTAGCCAACACGCTTCTGTTTGGCAACACGGCCTTCACCCccgaggaggctgatgagtGGATCCAGAAGGGTTACATGGATGCTGCAGTGATCGGGAGACCTCTCCTCTACAACCCGGATTACGTCGAGAAATTGCAGCTCGGTCAGGCGGACGAGTTGTATCAGGAACAGCCAGGTGACGAGCATTGGTGGTAG
- a CDS encoding Lactamase-B domain-containing protein yields MDNIKSKPAPDLELPSSTRTVRVRAIDTTTQMACDAHAFVQPQIKGHEKLNFKTMCFLIEHEGEHILFDCGSRKDFWNGSPHTQSMIGGHVPALEIKYGVDEILTMRGLNLHDLKAIVWSHWHWDHIGDGSKFSAGTDLVVGPGFTKNFVPGWPENPKSPVLASDLQGHRIHEPEFSLTVAGFPAVDYFGDGSFYLLDVPGHAIGHICGLARTTPETFVFMGGDCCHYAGMFRPTEYLPLPREISAPALDSYYPSPCPCSAFTQHHPKATGSEARTKPFYDVSRAAGSAYSFGDDAQESLDKLQLLDAHSDIFVCLAHDDVLFDVLPLFNNDTTKDINDWKKRGLKEYCQWAFLNELPKGKKPGREPLVVGLWRQGNQVTWDNEKGFVDVEAS; encoded by the exons ATGGACAACATCAAATCCAAGCCAGCTCCCGACCTGGAGCTCCCATCCTCTACGAGAACAGTTCGTGTTAGGGCCATCGACACGACGACACAGATGGCCTGTGATGCCCACGCGTTTGTGCAGCCGCAGATCAAGGGCCATGAGAAGCTCAACTTCAAGACAATGTGTTTCTTGATAGAGCACGAGGGCGAGCATATTCTCTTCGATTGCGGTTCTCGAAAAGACTTCTGGAACGGCTCCCCGCACACGCAGAGCATGATTGGTGGCCACGTGCCGGCCTTAGAGATCAAGTACGGGGTAGATGAGATCCTCACGATGCGAGGGCTCAACCTTCATGACCTGA AGGCCATCGTCTGGAGCCACTGGCACTGGGACCACATTGGCGACGGATCCAAGTTCTCGGCTGGGACTGACCTTGTTGTTGGACCTGGATTCACCAAGAACTTCGTCCCCGGTTGGCCAGAGAACCCCAAGAGTCCAGTGCTCGCAAGCGACTTACA GGGTCACCGTATTCACGAACCGGAGTTTTCACTGACTGTCGCGGGCTTCCCGGCCGTTGACTACTTTGGCGATGGTTCATTCTACCTCCTTGATGTCCCTGGA CACGCCATTGGACATATTTGTGGACTAGCACGTACGACCCCAGAAACATTTGTCTTCATGGGAGGTGACTGCTGTCACTACGCGGGCATGTTCCGCCCAACCGAGTATCTACCACTACCACGAGAGATTTCCGCCCCAGCGCTGGACTCATATTATCCTTCTCCGTGCCCCTGCTCGGCCTTCACGCAGCATCACCCAAAGGCTACAGGCTCCGAGGCTCGCACCAAGCCGTTTTATGACGTGTCCCGCGCCGCAGGAAGTGCTTATAGCTTCGGCGATGACGCGCAAGAgagccttgacaagctcCAGCTTTTAGATGCACACAGTGACATTTTTGTCTGCCTGGCTCATGACGACGTCCTTTTCGACGTTCTCCCTCTCTTTAATAACGATACGACCAAAGATATCAACGACTGGAAGAAGCGAGGACTCAAGGAGTACTGTCAATGGGCTTTTCTCAATGAGCTgcccaagggcaagaagcctGGTCGTGAGCCTCTGGTTGTTGGGCTGTGGAGGCAAGGCAATCAGGTCACATGGGACAATGAGAAGGGTTTTGTAGATGTCGAGGCGTCATGA
- a CDS encoding PKS-ER domain-containing protein — translation MSMRAVVFKGVGSIQVEDRAIPTIQDPRDAIIKVTVAALCGSDLHWYRGHQKIPVGFVPGHEFAGVIHELGNQVTGLNVGDSVVATFTTQCGECFYCKRRQTSRCARSFLFGNSAGTTSIDGGQAEYVQVPYASSTLVKRPKEIPEDMLVLMGDIFPTGYFAASRFLKSVPQEEARSSTTVVVGCGPVGICAIAAASRWCDNIIAVDLVPERLEEARRLGARPILLSDDPVSKVLAATEGRGADVVLEVVGNAAAMKLCVELVRPFGSISSVGVQTEQLAFDGPSLYAKNVTIAWGRCPVRGIFEEALACLSKVHGKLAFLCQCRMKLEEAPEAYEIFSARKVHKVLLGP, via the exons ATGTCGATGAGGGCAGTCGTATTCAAGGGCGTCGGCAGCATCCAGGTCGAGGACCGCGCCATCCCCACCATCCAGGACCCCCGTGATGCAATCATCAAGGTGACTGTGGCCGCTCTGTGCGGCAGCGATCTCCACTGGTACCGCGGACACCAAAAGATCCCCGTGGGGTTTGTCCCAGGCCATGAATTTGCAGGGGTTATTCATGAGTTGGGAAATCAGGTCACTGGGCTCAACGTGGGCGATTCGGTCGTG GCGACGTTTACGACCCAATGCGGCGAGTGCTTCTACTGTAAAAGACGCCAAACAAGCCGTTGCGCGAGAAGCTTCTTGTTCG GTAACAGCGCCGGCACCACGAGCATTGACGGTGGTCAGGCCGAATATGTGCAAGTGCCATACGCAAGCTCGACTCTCGTCAAGAGGCCTAAAGAGATCCCGGAAGACATGCTCGTCCTGATGGGAGACATTTTCCCTACAGGGTACTTTGCAGCCTCGCGTTTCCTGAAGAGTGTGCCACAAGAAGAGGCTAGATCTTCAACCACGGTTGTTGTTGGATGTGGTCCCGTCGGCATCTGTGCCATAGCAGCAGCGTCCCGATGGTGTGACAATATCATCGCCGTCGATCTGGTCCCGGAGCGACTTGAGGAGGCGCGCCGTCTTGGGGCGAGACCGATCCTGCTGTCGGATGATCCCGTCTCAAAGGTCCTCGCAGCAACCGAGGGACGCGGTGCAGATGTAGTTTTGGAGGTCGTCGGCAATGCCGCTGCAATGAAGCTATGCGTCGAGCTTGTGCGTCCCTTCGGAAGCATTAGCAGCGTCGGTGTACAGACGGAGCAGCTTGCTTTTGATGGTCCGAGCCTATACGCCAAGAACGTCACTATCGCTTGGGGTCGGTGCCCTGTCCGCGGTATCTTTGAAGAGGCACTCGCCTGTTTGAGCAAGGTTCACGGTAAGCTGGCGTTTTTGTGCCAATGTCGgatgaagttggaggaggcacCAGAGGCGTACGAGATTTTCAGCGCTCGAAAAGTTCACAAGGTGTTGTTGGGTCCGTGA